A single window of Bactrocera dorsalis isolate Fly_Bdor unplaced genomic scaffold, ASM2337382v1 BdCtg057, whole genome shotgun sequence DNA harbors:
- the LOC125780048 gene encoding histone H3, which yields MARTKQTARKSTGGKAPRKQLATKAARKSAPATGGVKKPHRYRPGTVALREIRRYQKSTELLIRKLPFQRLVREIAQDFKTDLRFQSSAVMALQEASEAYLVGLFEDTNLCAIHAKRVTIMPKDIQLARRIRGERA from the coding sequence ATGGCTCGTACAAAACAAACAGCCCGTAAATCGACTGGTGGTAAAGCACCACGCAAACAATTGGCAACCAAAGCAGCTCGTAAAAGTGCTCCGGCAACTGGTGGTGTAAAGAAACCTCATCGCTATCGCCCCGGTACAGTGGCATTACGTGAAATTCGTCGTTACCAAAAAAGTACTGAATTATTAATCCGAAAATTGCCATTCCAACGTTTGGTTCGAGAAATTGCTCAAGATTTCAAAACAGATTTACGTTTCCAAAGTTCTGCTGTTATGGCTCTACAGGAAGCAAGTGAAGCATATTTGGTTGGTCTGTTTGAGGATACAAATTTGTGCGCCATTCATGCAAAGCGTGTCACAATTATGCCAAAAGATATTCAATTGGCCAGACGTATTCGTGGAGAACGTGCTTAA
- the LOC125780035 gene encoding histone H2B, which produces MPPKTSGKAAKKAGKAQKNITKNDKKKKRKRKESYAIYIYKVLKQVHPDTGISSKAMSIMNSFVNDIFERIAAEASRLAHYNKRSTITSREIQTAVRLLLPGELAKHAVSEGTKAVTKYTSSK; this is translated from the coding sequence atgccTCCTAAAACTAGTGGAAAAGCAGCAAAGAAGGCTGGTAAggcccaaaaaaatattaccaaaaacgACAAGAAGAAGAAGCGTAAGAGGAAGGAAAGTTATgctatttacatttataaagtGTTGAAGCAAGTACATCCTGATACTGGTATTTCATCAAAAGCCATGAGTATCATGAACAGTTTTGTGAATGATATTTTTGAGCGTATCGCTGCTGAAGCATCGCGTTTAGCTCATTACAATAAACGTTCAACTATCACTAGTCGCGAAATCCAAACTGCTGTACGTTTACTTTTGCCTGGTGAATTAGCCAAACATGCTGTGAGCGAAGGTACCAAAGCTGTCACTAAATACACAAGTTCCAAGTAA
- the LOC125780050 gene encoding histone H2A has translation MSGRGKGGKVKGKAKSRSNRAGLQFPVGRIHRLLRKGNYAERVGAGAPVYLAAVMEYLAAEVLELAGNAARDNKKTRIIPRHLQLAIRNDEELNKLLSGVTIAQGGVLPNIQAVLLPKKTEKKA, from the coding sequence atgtctgGACGTGGTAAAGGTGGTAAAGTGAAAGGCAAGGCAAAGTCGCGTTCAAATCGTGCTGGGCTTCAATTTCCTGTCGGCCGTATACACCGTTTGTTGCGCAAAGGCAATTATGCTGAACGTGTTGGTGCTGGTGCTCCCGTATATTTAGCTGCTGTTATGGAATATTTGGCAGCTGAAGTTCTTGAATTGGCTGGTAATGCTGCCCGTGATAACAAAAAGACAAGAATTATTCCACGTCATTTACAATTGGCCATCCGTAATGATGAAGAATTGAATAAACTATTATCTGGAGTCACTATTGCTCAAGGTGGTGTTTTGCCAAATATTCAAGCTGTACTTTTACCAAAGAAGACTGAGAAAAAAGCATAA